The nucleotide sequence AACCGGGTGCCCGGATCGGCGGCATCCACGTCGAAGGCGTCCGGATCGCGGATAGCCCGCCGTACCTGTGCGAACGTCCGCGGCGTGTGGATGACCGTCGGCCGTCCGTAGAGACCGTGCGTGGCGGGTGACGGCGGCTGGAGACGCGGTTCGATGCGGTCGGCGCCTTCCATCGCCTCGAGCGCGGCCGTCGGGGCGCCGGCGCGGTACTCGTCGGGGCCAGCCACCAGCTGCGGAACGATCGGCAGTTCGCCCGCGACTGTATCGATCGCTTCGCGAAGGTGTCGATGCAGGTGGCTATCCTCCTCGTTCAGGTAGACGACGGCGTCGTCGGCACCCACGTACTCGGCGACGGCGGCTATCCCGTCGAGGACGGCTATCGGCGCTCCGCCGAGCAGCACCTCGTCCGCTCGCTGCTCGTCGCGCGTCTCGTTCGCATTGGCAACCACGACCGAATCTCCGTCCGCGTCCCGCGCGGTCTCCCACGCGTTGGCGACGGGGTCATCGGCGGCGGCGTCGCCGCGACCCCGACCGAGGAGTCCGATATCTGTCACCGACTCGGCGGTTCGTTCGGACGCGACGGTCGACCACTCTTTCGGATCGAGCGGATCGACCCATCCACACCGGCCAAGCACCGACCGTCGACCGATCGAGAGCGGCCCCGTGTTCGGAACCGGAAGCGTCGTCGTCTCGGGCCCGTGTTCGGCGGCCGCATCAGCGTCATCCGCTGGGATGGGTCCGTCTTCCAGTGTATCGACGACGTCTCGAGCGGTCGACGGCTCCGGTTTGGCGAAGAACGCCGTCCGGCCCTCGCTCGTCGCCATCACGAGTGGTTCGCTCCCCGGCACACCGACCGGTCCCGTGCGGACCACCGGTATCGAATCGGCTTCGTCTCGCATCGCCGTCATAATCTGTTCGTCACCGTTTGCCGCTACGTCGGTCGCGACGCGGACGAGCGGTGAGCGATCAGCGGTACTTGCGCCTCGTTCCATTGGTTATACCGTTGAATCGCAGGGATAAAAACTCTCATGACCGAATTACTATACTTATTTTTTACGTGATATCGGGATTAAACCCACGGCCGACGTTGTGGGTGCATCACAATCGGGTTGTTGGTGGTCCCTGTTACAGATCCTTCTCCCGTACCCGCTCACAGCCAATCTGGTTTCAACGGATCGACGCAAGTCGGCCCCCGCCGATCATTCACTTAAATTATCAAAGAGGTGAGGAATCTCTGAACTACTATTAGGTGTGATGACGAACCCCCGATTCCAGAAAGCCAAAACGGAAGCTGCGGCGGCAGCCTCCGGTAACGATCTCCGTCCGGTGTACACCGGTAATGTCCACGAAAACGGCCGCCACGAGCATTATTTCGGTACCGATACCGAGGAAGCAACGAACTTCGGGAAGCCGTAGCGGTTCAATTCGGCATGCTGGTGCGCGTACTCGTCGACCATTCCGACAGCCCTGTCGAGGAGATAGGCGATCCCGCGGCCGAGTGTGCCGAGTAAACGGAGTTTCGGTGAGCGCTTGACAGCCGAAATTTCGTGACTGAATCCGCTCGCTTCACGCGGCCACACGCTGTTCCGTGGTGTAGACTACAAAATATAAGAACACCAATAATACTTGCTTCCCCAATACTTTATTCGGGTACAGGTAAATCAGAAATCTATTTCACCAATATATTTTAGTATAATACAGAAGTACGTGATTGTAATGCCGGACGACACCCCCTGTTCGACTGCAGCCCCGGGGCCGGATCCCACCGATATCGAATCAATAGCAGCGGATACCGCGCTCGAGGCTCTGTCGAACGAGCGCTGTCGGTGCGTGCTTCAATGCCTGCTACCGGTCGACAACCCGATGGCGTTAGCGGACCTGGCAGATGAAGTCGCCGCTTTGGAGAACGGCACTGGGACGACCGATGTCTCGAAAGAGGACGTGAAAGACGTCTACATGTCGCTCTATCACGCAGACATTCCGAAACTAGCAGCTGCAGATATCGTCGAGTACGATCAGGTCCAGAATACAGTCACGCTAACACAGAACGCTGCGGAACTACGTCCGCTTCTGGACGTTGTCGACGACTGGCCATCGTAGTTACCAAACGACCAGCTTCGTCCG is from Haloterrigena salifodinae and encodes:
- a CDS encoding NADH-ubiquinone oxidoreductase-F iron-sulfur binding region domain-containing protein, coding for MERGASTADRSPLVRVATDVAANGDEQIMTAMRDEADSIPVVRTGPVGVPGSEPLVMATSEGRTAFFAKPEPSTARDVVDTLEDGPIPADDADAAAEHGPETTTLPVPNTGPLSIGRRSVLGRCGWVDPLDPKEWSTVASERTAESVTDIGLLGRGRGDAAADDPVANAWETARDADGDSVVVANANETRDEQRADEVLLGGAPIAVLDGIAAVAEYVGADDAVVYLNEEDSHLHRHLREAIDTVAGELPIVPQLVAGPDEYRAGAPTAALEAMEGADRIEPRLQPPSPATHGLYGRPTVIHTPRTFAQVRRAIRDPDAFDVDAADPGTRLITVAGDVADPATIELPSDSSLSVVRDAVELTGSFKMACVGGILGGITRDLDVAPTAQSLAAVGLGTDGVVELLNDDRCVVADVGERARFASTENSGRCVPGREGTKQLTELLRDVYQGSLETDTIRELGRVMVRSSNCQIGAHAPRPVTTAIDEFEPEFHVHADGRCPSGTCTEKL
- a CDS encoding DUF7344 domain-containing protein, with protein sequence MPDDTPCSTAAPGPDPTDIESIAADTALEALSNERCRCVLQCLLPVDNPMALADLADEVAALENGTGTTDVSKEDVKDVYMSLYHADIPKLAAADIVEYDQVQNTVTLTQNAAELRPLLDVVDDWPS